The following DNA comes from Clarias gariepinus isolate MV-2021 ecotype Netherlands chromosome 7, CGAR_prim_01v2, whole genome shotgun sequence.
tggtgtatatatatatatatatatatatatatatatatatatatatatatatatatatatatacaccctccgggtactctggtttcctcccacaatctaaagacatgcagattaggttaactggcttTACCAAgttgcccacagtgtgtgtgccctgccattCCTTGGCAACCTGTCTAGTGTGAACTCCTCATGCAAGTCTTGatccaaaatattaaataagggtaaaaaaataataataataaaatgaactttgtagttttaaagaaaaaaatatattagatGAGTATCTGTATCAGCTTGAATagtatttgaattttttttttttatgtattatgcaGTCTTCACTCTAGATTTGTGTtggtcattttctttttaatatcaaTAGATTCTGCTTTTCTACTgcaaaccaattttttttattcaatattagatttaatatataagactttaaaaaaagcCTCTAGCTAATATTAAAAAACcctaactgtgttttttttacgtttGTAGATAtatcagataataataatagccgCCCAGGTGCGGTCTCCCAGTCACGTGACTGATGACGCTTCACTTCCTGGTTTTAACACTTTCATAACAACCCATGTTAAAAGAGTTTTGCAGATACTTTAGCTTTGACTTGGGTATTTGGTTAACACGTTAAAAAGCTAAAGTACGGACTCTAtctaaactttaataaaaaataataacacatgctttatatttaatttatatatgtttgtacACTTTGCACTGACGGGTGAATGATATACAGGTCATTGACCTGCGCTCGCGctgcatgacacacacacacacacacacacacagagcctgcCTGCACACTGTAAGTACAAACTACTGACaaattaataatgcatttacaTGATGAGAATTGtcataaataataacatttccGTAACCTGCAAACTGTGATTCCCAGGAATCAGCTGTAATTATCAGATTAATATCTGTACAATTAACTAATATCAACTAATATTAGGGTTACTCTGTATGCTTATCCTGTAGGTTTTTAAAGGCTAATAGAAAAGGCAAGAAATACGCATGAGTGCCAGATTGCAGCGTATTAAACATCATATTTTATCACCACATCAGGTAATTAGACTCCATTCTGCATGATAACCACAGCTCATTATTAGTCCTTAGTTTATGAGAAATGTTCGTCACTTATGCTTGTTTGAGGTGAGTGAAGGATTTACATGTCATCCGACACATATACAAGTGTGCAGAAATAAGAACTgcacaattatttttatattaaaacttcaaGCAATAAGAACTGCTTTTTATGAAGGTTTACAGATGGTTCCTTATTATAACAAGTAATATCAGCAAGTAGTGCACTTTAAGAGCGTTTGCCCATCTCTAATATATATAACGATAAATTAGTATATTATCAAAATATTTCTATAGTTCAATTCCAAAAATGAAATTTTCATTACATACAGACACCACTGTGTCACACATTCATTTTGGTGATTATGGCTTACATTACCCAAAATTCAGTGTCTcagaaaatgttaatattatttaagaccaataaaaaaGCAAGTTTTCTGGCCAttcaagcacagggataccatggtccttaaaccaggtattagtacttttggcagtgcgggcaggtgccaagtcttGCTGGAAAAGCGGAGCAGAGGGAGGCATGAAGTGTTCCGAAACCTTTTGGTGGACGGCTGTGCTGACcttggacttgataaaacacagtggactaacaccagcagatgacatggctccccaaaccaccactgactgtgcaaactttatactcaagcaacttggattctgtgactctcctctcttcctccagagTCTGGAACCTTAattttcaaatgaaatgcaaaatttacttttatctgaaaagaggactttggcccaATAAACAACAGTCCAGTGCTTTTTGCCCAGGTAAGATGGCCTCTGATGTTGTGTCTGGGTCAAGAGTGGATTGACATGAGGAATGCGACAGTTAtagcccatgtcctggatatgtctgtgtgtggtggctcttaaaGCACTGACTCCAGTTGCCACTCCTTACTAGTCCACTTCTTGTGAATCTCCTCTGAGTTTTGAgataattagctgattagactCATGAGAATATATCAGAAATActcttgaaatatatcagtgtgtgtgtgtaataaatctatgtatattatgagtttcactttttgaattgaattactgaaataaataacttttaaataaaattcgaATTTATTAAGCTAAAAGTATGAAAAGTATTAGCTatcattttcataatgatgcGGGACCATTTATaccaatataataaaattttaaaaaacatattttctgcttttttagCTAAATATCAGCTGGAACCTATGTGTTTGTACAAAGATTAATAACAATAGAGACAAAGTAAACAACTCCAAAACCAACTCTATCTATGTTGTAGTGTTCAGAAATGAGCTCTCTACCCCCAAGTCCGCTTACCACTCATGTCCTGAACACTGGCCGAGGTGTCCCAGCTGCAGGCATGAGCATCTCTCTGTGTATCCTGGATCCTGCCACGTCAGGTTGGAACCATCTAACAACAGGGTAAAATATCTTTGTTAACTATTTTATCTTGTATGTGTTGAGCGGTCATTTCACATCTCTGTTTTCTTTAGAACTACCAACAGTGACGGACGCTGTCCAGGGCTGATCACTAGAGAAGCCTTCGGTCCTGGTACGTATAAAATGCGTTTTGAGACTGGAAAGTATTGGGAGAGACTGGGGGAGACCTGCTTCTACCCGTATGTTGAGGTAAGCAGATAAAAAGTCATACTAAATACTAATTAAATCTTTTCaacagtaattta
Coding sequences within:
- the uraha gene encoding 5-hydroxyisourate hydrolase, producing the protein MSARLQRIKHHILSPHQCSEMSSLPPSPLTTHVLNTGRGVPAAGMSISLCILDPATSGWNHLTTGTTNSDGRCPGLITREAFGPGTYKMRFETGKYWERLGETCFYPYVEIVFTITDASQKFHIPLLLSRFSYSTYRGS